The Flavobacteriales bacterium region TTCTCTTGAGCACCTTCAAGAATTTCGATAAGATCGAGAAGAAGGGGAAATTGCTTCATTATCTGATACGAGCGGCCAAGAATCGCTCAGTGTCCATCTGGAGAAAACGGAAGAATGAGGCCGAACTCACCGCCAAACATGACGAGCGCATGATGGCACAAGGAGTCTCAGCCGATGTACTTCTCGATATCCAGCTACTATATAAGGCTTTGGACAGATTACCCAAAGCCCACAGCGAAGCACTCATCCTCTATGAGATCTCGGGATTCAGTATGAAGGAGATTGCAGAAATGCAGAATTCGACCGAAGGAGCTGTCAAGACCAAGGTCAGCCGAGGTCGAGCCCTTCTACGTGAAATGCTTCAAGAGAACGGAATGAATACCAGTAGTGGACAATTGCTCAGTGTGATCCGATCGATCGCATTATAAGACATCAGTCATGAACGAGCAAGATCTATTCGATAACGTCAGAAAAGGACCCCCTGAGGTCAGTATGGACAAGGTCCGTAAAATGGTCGTGTCCTTTCCTGTTGCCAGCGCTCCTTTTGATTGGTCCAGTATCATCAATCTAAATACCATAGTTATGAGTTCGATTACAGCTTTCATCCTCGCAGGTTCTATGATGCTCTACTCCGGAGATTCGGAGGGAGATGGCCTGACCACCACTACCTATCAGATCGTACCAGACACGGAGCAAGTGGAAAACCTGACCCCACTCCTTGATCAGGATACACAGACCACCGCCACTGAAGCACAGGATATCCTACCACCAGAAGAACCCGAGATAGAGGACCCGATCGAAGAGCCTGCAAGCCCCAAGGTCACTATTCCTACTCCTCCCGAAGAAGTGACCGAACCCGAAGTAGAGATTGCCGTGGAATCTGAAATCCCTGAAGTTCCAGAGGCTCCAGCGACTCCAGAGGTCGAAGTAGAATCAGATGTGTTTGTGGAGATCGATATGCATGAGCGAACAGAAGAGATCCGTGCCAAGGTCTGGGAAAAGAATTGGAAGAAGGACTGCGAGGATGAGCATTCTCACAAGAGCAGTTGCAGTGATGGAAAAGCAGCCTCATTCACCATGTCAGAAGGCA contains the following coding sequences:
- a CDS encoding RNA polymerase sigma factor yields the protein MKAYEACHEPFVRYCSAIAYSRMDAEDLVQDVLLSTFKNFDKIEKKGKLLHYLIRAAKNRSVSIWRKRKNEAELTAKHDERMMAQGVSADVLLDIQLLYKALDRLPKAHSEALILYEISGFSMKEIAEMQNSTEGAVKTKVSRGRALLREMLQENGMNTSSGQLLSVIRSIAL
- a CDS encoding DUF2807 domain-containing protein, yielding MNEQDLFDNVRKGPPEVSMDKVRKMVVSFPVASAPFDWSSIINLNTIVMSSITAFILAGSMMLYSGDSEGDGLTTTTYQIVPDTEQVENLTPLLDQDTQTTATEAQDILPPEEPEIEDPIEEPASPKVTIPTPPEEVTEPEVEIAVESEIPEVPEAPATPEVEVESDVFVEIDMHERTEEIRAKVWEKNWKKDCEDEHSHKSSCSDGKAASFTMSEGRKEFQVGKFHSVNLAGSWDMHVTQGNTHSVYAEGDDEILEKLEVIEKDGHLKIRTQKMKDWKSYKGKSMTIYVTMPDFESMSLSGSGAIQIGDFSNLKGINLSIAGSGSINAEGELTMSDYSEFHIAGSGDMNVDGSAPDLEIHIAGSGDFKGSDLRTGTAEIHIAGSGDVHIHCETELEAHIAGSGDVIYRGSPQVESKVVGSGSVNKEN